A stretch of Flexivirga aerilata DNA encodes these proteins:
- a CDS encoding sortase domain-containing protein, which translates to MSSVGIAGENVVPMGTNSQGQIYPPARTTMWYNRSAQPGQNGIAVIAGHVTYDGPDNFYNLRNVGVGSAVSVTCTNGKTVDLRVTGKESVPKTKLTTDQRVWGGSATPVVTLVTCDNTSRMINGHYLNNYVVWTRPA; encoded by the coding sequence GTGTCCTCGGTCGGCATCGCCGGCGAGAACGTCGTGCCGATGGGCACCAACTCCCAGGGCCAGATCTACCCGCCGGCGCGCACCACGATGTGGTACAACCGCTCGGCCCAGCCCGGCCAGAACGGCATCGCCGTGATCGCCGGTCACGTCACCTATGACGGCCCGGACAACTTCTACAACCTGCGCAACGTCGGGGTGGGGTCCGCGGTGTCGGTGACCTGCACCAACGGCAAGACCGTCGACCTGCGGGTGACCGGCAAGGAGTCGGTGCCGAAGACGAAACTGACCACGGACCAACGGGTTTGGGGCGGCAGCGCCACTCCGGTGGTCACGCTGGTCACCTGCGACAACACCTCGCGGATGATCAACGGGCACTACCTCAACAACTACGTCGTCTGGACCCGCCCGGCCTGA
- the pheA gene encoding prephenate dehydratase — protein sequence MNPMKYGYLGPDGTFTQAALLAWEPAATAEQVACPSVDLALAAVRSGELDAAMVPIENSVEGGVTATLDALSVGEPLQVIGEVLVPITFVLVAPEGVGIDQVRAVGTHPHGWAQVRGWMAANLPDAVYVPTLSTAGAAAELRSAATTSDPPSYDAAVCAPVAAHGLAVLAENIGDRAAAVTRFVLVSRPGLSPAPTGADKTTVVLFQSSDHPGGLLELLEHFAARGINMTRLESRPTGEAMGSYCFSIDFEGHVRDDRVGEALMGLRRVTKDVRFLGSYPRADGKMASVPETAANEAFSDARDWLDRLRG from the coding sequence ATGAACCCGATGAAGTACGGATATCTCGGACCTGACGGCACCTTCACCCAGGCAGCGCTGCTCGCCTGGGAGCCGGCCGCCACCGCCGAGCAGGTCGCCTGCCCGTCGGTCGACCTCGCGCTCGCCGCGGTCCGCTCCGGCGAGCTCGACGCCGCCATGGTGCCGATCGAGAACTCCGTCGAGGGCGGCGTCACGGCCACCCTCGACGCCCTGTCGGTCGGCGAACCGCTGCAGGTGATCGGCGAGGTGCTGGTGCCGATCACCTTCGTGCTCGTCGCGCCGGAGGGCGTCGGCATCGATCAGGTCCGCGCCGTCGGCACCCACCCGCACGGTTGGGCGCAGGTGCGCGGCTGGATGGCGGCCAACCTGCCGGACGCGGTCTACGTGCCGACCCTCTCGACTGCCGGCGCCGCAGCCGAATTACGTTCTGCCGCAACCACTTCCGACCCTCCGTCGTATGACGCAGCCGTCTGCGCCCCGGTCGCGGCGCACGGCCTGGCCGTCCTCGCCGAGAACATCGGCGACCGTGCCGCGGCCGTCACCCGCTTCGTGCTGGTCTCGCGCCCCGGTCTCAGCCCGGCACCGACCGGTGCCGACAAGACGACCGTGGTGCTCTTCCAGAGCAGCGACCACCCGGGTGGCCTCCTCGAGCTGCTCGAGCACTTCGCGGCCCGCGGCATCAACATGACCAGGCTGGAGTCGCGCCCGACCGGTGAGGCGATGGGCAGCTACTGCTTCTCGATCGACTTCGAGGGGCACGTCCGCGACGACCGGGTCGGGGAGGCGCTGATGGGACTGCGGCGGGTCACCAAGGACGTGCGCTTCCTCGGCTCCTACCCGCGTGCCGACGGCAAGATGGCGTCGGTGCCGGAAACCGCTGCCAATGAAGCGTTCTCGGACGCCCGGGACTGGCTGGACCGGCTGCGCGGCTGA
- a CDS encoding DUF4446 family protein, translating into MTTTTVAVPALILAVLALAGAAAAWLRLRAVQRQFRVLWGEGPQRDAAATMRMHIGRIDALDDRVTRLDGRVDGIGEHVAAGLRHVAVVRYDAFGDMGGRLSFSAAIVDDAGDGLVLSSIHARGESRTYAKGVVAGRSEITLTPEEQQALASARSDRADA; encoded by the coding sequence GTGACCACGACGACCGTTGCCGTGCCGGCCCTGATCCTCGCGGTGCTGGCGCTCGCCGGTGCGGCCGCGGCCTGGTTGCGGTTGCGGGCGGTGCAGCGACAGTTCCGGGTGCTCTGGGGAGAGGGCCCGCAGCGGGACGCGGCCGCGACCATGCGGATGCACATCGGCCGCATCGACGCCCTCGACGACCGGGTCACCCGCCTCGACGGCCGGGTCGACGGCATCGGCGAGCACGTCGCGGCCGGGCTGCGGCACGTGGCGGTCGTGCGCTACGACGCGTTCGGCGACATGGGCGGCCGGCTGTCCTTCTCGGCGGCGATCGTCGACGACGCCGGCGACGGGCTGGTGCTGTCGTCGATCCACGCCCGCGGCGAGTCGCGCACCTACGCCAAGGGCGTGGTCGCCGGGCGGTCCGAGATCACCCTGACCCCGGAGGAGCAGCAGGCGCTCGCCTCGGCACGCTCCGATCGCGCGGACGCCTGA
- a CDS encoding sulfite exporter TauE/SafE family protein codes for MSALTATLLALFGLLGGIGISAIGPGGVLPTIGLATLTALTPAQVAGTALVTHVATGCAGTGAYLRSGELRRPQVRRTAQLLCGTAVFGTPLGILVNSLMSPHWFNLALAALMATVAGLVLMRERVSVAGHPARMTDVRPHPSAWVVGGVGGAVAVAAGVVGIGGPMLTVPLLVAAGVDMLEALAAAQAQSVLIAGVGSVGYALQGSIDWPLAALVGIPELAGVFLGWRIARALPVRSLRLGLVAALLVVAPYVALHG; via the coding sequence ATGTCCGCGCTCACCGCGACCCTGCTCGCGCTCTTCGGTCTGCTCGGCGGCATCGGCATCAGTGCCATCGGTCCTGGCGGCGTGCTGCCGACCATCGGCCTCGCGACGCTGACCGCGCTGACACCGGCCCAGGTCGCCGGCACCGCACTCGTCACCCATGTCGCCACCGGTTGTGCGGGCACCGGCGCCTATCTCCGCTCGGGCGAGCTGCGTCGCCCGCAGGTGCGCCGCACCGCCCAGCTGCTCTGCGGCACAGCGGTTTTCGGCACGCCGCTCGGCATCCTGGTCAACTCGCTGATGTCGCCACACTGGTTCAACCTCGCGCTCGCCGCGCTGATGGCGACGGTCGCCGGGCTCGTCCTGATGCGCGAGCGGGTGAGCGTCGCCGGTCACCCGGCCCGCATGACCGACGTCCGCCCGCACCCGTCGGCCTGGGTTGTCGGCGGGGTCGGGGGAGCGGTCGCCGTCGCGGCGGGAGTGGTCGGCATCGGCGGCCCGATGCTGACCGTGCCGCTGCTCGTCGCGGCCGGCGTCGACATGCTCGAAGCGCTCGCGGCCGCACAGGCCCAGTCGGTCCTGATCGCTGGCGTCGGCTCGGTCGGCTACGCGTTGCAGGGCTCGATCGACTGGCCGCTGGCCGCCCTGGTCGGCATCCCCGAGCTCGCGGGGGTGTTCCTCGGCTGGCGGATCGCCCGCGCCCTGCCCGTGCGGTCGCTGCGCCTCGGCCTGGTCGCGGCGCTGCTGGTCGTCGCGCCATACGTCGCGCTGCACGGATGA
- a CDS encoding GntR family transcriptional regulator: MPTARWTSADPRRDRAQPIAEALRERIAAGDLRPGDRLEESELGAAYTASRNSVREALDLLVADGLVERKRGVGTRVGTPKLGHGLDRLAGLGETLLEQGEVRNEALEARRLRRLPKDVAARLDQAPEDGGVRIRRLRSLQTEPLSLDVSYFPADVGASLLSADLAGTDVFELLEESLGTRLGSAQLVVHADVADAELATLLEIGVGDPVFRIDRLTRLPGGRPVDAEQLLVRADRIALEATIERDR, encoded by the coding sequence ATGCCGACTGCCCGTTGGACTTCCGCCGACCCACGCCGCGACCGCGCACAACCGATCGCCGAGGCGCTCCGCGAGCGGATCGCCGCGGGCGACCTGCGCCCGGGCGACCGGCTCGAGGAGAGCGAGTTAGGGGCGGCATACACCGCCTCCCGCAACAGCGTCCGCGAGGCGCTCGACCTGCTCGTCGCCGACGGGCTGGTGGAGCGCAAGCGCGGCGTGGGCACCCGGGTCGGCACGCCCAAGCTCGGGCACGGCCTCGACCGCCTCGCCGGCCTGGGGGAGACGCTGCTGGAGCAGGGCGAGGTCCGCAACGAGGCGCTCGAGGCGCGCCGGTTGCGCCGGCTGCCGAAGGATGTCGCCGCCCGGCTCGACCAGGCGCCCGAGGACGGCGGTGTCCGCATTCGCCGGCTGCGCTCACTGCAGACCGAGCCCCTGTCGCTCGACGTCAGCTACTTCCCGGCCGACGTCGGCGCGTCCCTGCTCTCCGCCGACCTGGCCGGCACCGACGTCTTCGAGCTGCTCGAGGAGTCCCTCGGCACCCGGCTCGGCAGCGCGCAGCTCGTCGTGCACGCCGATGTCGCCGACGCCGAGCTCGCGACGCTGCTGGAAATCGGCGTGGGCGACCCGGTCTTCCGCATCGACCGGCTGACCCGGCTGCCCGGCGGCCGGCCGGTCGACGCCGAGCAACTGCTCGTGCGCGCCGACCGCATCGCGCTGGAGGCGACGATCGAGCGGGACCGCTGA
- a CDS encoding DUF5926 family protein, whose protein sequence is MGKASRRKGADKKAARAARVPFVARPFADLTGETELVAMREILPAATVPVRFRGPDGERSATIATVLPMAWAALHRDDGELFVATQIGGGSGDLSRDLAAALLAAADAEPGASIASTPPVTADTPRLQDLLVDGPFELELHDGFDFWVAADELDDATSAALQQANEAVAPTVALPAADTAYWCRIGERTYVRWVLPHDEDAATSALARLHAAGDSALGDGRLLGAFRTSGLLVPVWEVDATAEPLSYDEPLAALRARFEEALSSVADRPLDDAERRARAGLVSRQITIR, encoded by the coding sequence ATGGGTAAGGCATCGCGTCGCAAGGGCGCGGACAAGAAGGCCGCACGTGCAGCACGAGTCCCGTTTGTTGCCAGGCCTTTTGCGGACCTGACCGGTGAGACCGAGCTGGTCGCGATGCGGGAGATCCTGCCCGCGGCGACGGTGCCGGTGCGCTTCCGGGGGCCGGACGGCGAGCGGTCGGCAACGATCGCGACCGTGCTGCCGATGGCGTGGGCGGCGCTGCACCGCGACGACGGCGAGCTCTTCGTCGCCACCCAGATCGGCGGTGGCTCGGGCGACCTGAGTCGCGACCTCGCCGCCGCGCTCCTCGCCGCCGCGGACGCCGAGCCCGGCGCGTCGATCGCCAGCACGCCCCCGGTCACCGCCGACACGCCGCGGCTGCAGGACCTGCTGGTCGACGGGCCGTTCGAGCTCGAGCTGCACGACGGCTTCGACTTCTGGGTTGCTGCCGACGAGCTCGACGACGCGACCTCGGCCGCCCTCCAGCAGGCCAACGAGGCGGTCGCGCCGACCGTCGCGCTTCCCGCGGCCGACACCGCCTACTGGTGCCGCATCGGCGAACGCACCTATGTCCGTTGGGTTTTGCCGCACGACGAGGATGCCGCCACGTCGGCGCTCGCCCGGCTGCACGCCGCCGGGGACAGCGCGCTCGGCGACGGGCGGCTGCTCGGCGCGTTCCGCACGAGCGGGCTGCTGGTGCCGGTCTGGGAGGTCGACGCCACCGCCGAGCCGCTCTCGTATGACGAGCCGCTCGCCGCGCTCCGCGCCCGCTTCGAGGAGGCGCTCTCCTCGGTCGCCGACCGGCCGCTGGACGACGCCGAACGTCGGGCCCGCGCCGGCCTGGTGTCGCGCCAGATCACCATCCGTTAG
- a CDS encoding P1 family peptidase, translating to MPIPIDGVRVGHWTDEHARTGCTVVELPEGTVASYECRGGAPAARELTLLEPDKSVTTIDALLLTGGSAFGLAAADGVMRRMEETGRGVPTPAGPVPIVSALGLFDLAVGDATVRPGPEQGYAAAASVSTDAPLTGQLGAGTGAYTSHWRGPDGARPGGLSAAERRMGDVVVWALVAVNAYGDIDLGDAPVSTEAVARLQEPFGFGGADGGGTDGGGTDGAAAVAAGDRTHTTIGVVVTNARLDKVGCHIVAQGAHDGLARSLTPPHTRFDGDAFVAAATGVIPAHVDVVRLLALAAVTDAIRAAAEGATGGD from the coding sequence ATGCCGATCCCGATCGACGGGGTGCGCGTCGGGCACTGGACCGACGAGCACGCGCGCACGGGCTGCACGGTCGTGGAGTTGCCCGAAGGCACCGTTGCGTCCTACGAGTGCCGCGGCGGCGCACCGGCCGCCCGCGAGCTGACCCTCCTCGAGCCGGACAAGTCGGTCACCACCATCGACGCGCTGCTGCTGACCGGCGGGTCGGCCTTCGGGCTGGCGGCCGCCGACGGCGTGATGCGCCGGATGGAGGAGACCGGCCGCGGGGTGCCGACCCCCGCGGGCCCCGTGCCGATCGTGTCGGCGCTCGGCCTCTTCGACCTCGCCGTCGGCGATGCCACCGTGCGCCCCGGTCCCGAGCAGGGGTATGCCGCGGCCGCCTCCGTCTCGACGGACGCCCCGCTGACCGGACAGCTCGGCGCCGGCACCGGTGCCTACACCAGCCACTGGCGCGGCCCGGACGGCGCCCGGCCCGGCGGCCTGAGCGCCGCCGAGCGACGCATGGGCGACGTCGTCGTCTGGGCGCTCGTCGCCGTCAACGCCTATGGCGACATCGACCTCGGCGACGCACCGGTCTCGACCGAGGCGGTGGCCCGGCTGCAGGAGCCGTTCGGGTTCGGCGGGGCGGACGGCGGCGGGACGGACGGCGGCGGGACCGACGGCGCCGCCGCCGTGGCCGCAGGGGATCGCACGCACACGACCATCGGGGTGGTCGTCACCAACGCGCGACTGGACAAGGTCGGCTGTCACATCGTCGCGCAGGGCGCGCACGACGGGCTGGCCCGGTCGCTGACGCCGCCGCACACCCGTTTCGACGGGGACGCGTTCGTCGCCGCCGCGACCGGCGTCATACCTGCGCATGTGGACGTGGTGCGGCTGCTCGCGCTCGCGGCGGTTACCGACGCGATCCGTGCGGCCGCCGAGGGTGCCACGGGCGGCGATTAG
- a CDS encoding ATP-binding protein, which translates to MTDKHGTEPWVRTVRLPWTTDSVPQVRADITRDLAAGGMPEQVTEEAETVVAELVANAILHGRPMPDGNVRVRWRARPPRVEIEVTDGGSGKRPHPKPQADWAPSGRGLRIVRSLAYEWGVSDDDGHTMVWVALGGASRRRV; encoded by the coding sequence GTGACTGACAAGCACGGCACCGAGCCCTGGGTGCGCACGGTGCGGCTGCCCTGGACCACCGACTCCGTGCCGCAGGTGCGGGCCGACATCACTCGTGACCTCGCCGCCGGCGGCATGCCGGAGCAGGTGACCGAAGAGGCCGAGACCGTCGTCGCCGAGCTCGTCGCCAATGCGATCCTGCACGGCCGGCCGATGCCCGACGGCAACGTGCGGGTGCGCTGGCGCGCGCGCCCCCCGCGGGTCGAGATCGAGGTCACCGACGGCGGGTCCGGCAAACGCCCGCACCCCAAACCCCAGGCCGACTGGGCGCCGAGCGGCCGCGGGCTGCGCATCGTGCGGTCGCTCGCCTACGAGTGGGGCGTGAGCGACGACGACGGCCACACGATGGTGTGGGTCGCGCTCGGCGGCGCCTCGCGGCGACGGGTCTGA
- a CDS encoding glycerophosphodiester phosphodiesterase family protein yields the protein MRNVGSPLGGGPPKVIAHRGSSFSEPEHTLGAYLRAIDEGADGVECDVRLTADRHLVLVHDRRVNRTSDGRGAVSALELAQLEGLDWGSWKKAHGDEDEIPDRHHAQILTLRQLIRTVLASDRRPDLVIETKHPTRYAGEVERRLAAVLAEFDLLRPAPDKPTVRMMSFSSKAIQRMAKLAPHVQRVQLIEVGTSPFFRDGLPANVAIAGPRMGIVRRNPEFVARQHHYGHQVHVWTVDAEADIELCLRLGVDAIISNKPGLVREMVDAAYAL from the coding sequence GTGCGCAACGTCGGCTCACCGCTCGGGGGCGGCCCACCGAAGGTCATCGCCCACCGCGGATCCAGTTTCTCCGAACCCGAGCACACGCTCGGCGCCTACCTGCGGGCGATCGACGAGGGCGCCGACGGTGTCGAGTGCGACGTGCGACTCACCGCCGACCGCCACCTGGTGCTGGTGCACGACCGCCGGGTCAACCGCACCTCGGACGGTCGCGGCGCGGTGTCGGCGCTCGAACTCGCCCAGCTCGAGGGCCTCGACTGGGGCAGCTGGAAGAAGGCGCACGGGGACGAGGACGAGATCCCCGACCGGCACCACGCGCAGATCCTCACCCTGCGGCAGCTGATCCGCACTGTGCTGGCGAGCGACCGCCGGCCCGACCTCGTCATCGAGACCAAGCATCCGACCCGCTATGCCGGGGAGGTCGAGCGGCGGCTGGCCGCCGTGCTCGCCGAGTTCGACCTCCTGCGGCCGGCGCCCGACAAGCCGACCGTGCGGATGATGTCCTTCTCCTCCAAGGCAATTCAGCGTATGGCGAAGCTCGCGCCCCACGTGCAGCGCGTGCAGCTGATCGAGGTCGGCACGTCGCCGTTCTTCCGCGACGGGCTCCCCGCCAATGTCGCGATCGCCGGACCACGGATGGGCATCGTGCGTCGCAACCCGGAATTCGTTGCGCGACAACACCATTACGGTCACCAGGTGCACGTGTGGACCGTCGACGCAGAGGCCGACATCGAGCTGTGCCTGCGCCTGGGCGTCGACGCGATCATCAGCAACAAACCGGGACTGGTGCGCGAGATGGTCGATGCGGCATACGCGCTGTAG
- a CDS encoding MerR family transcriptional regulator has product MATEELLQKALDAIGEPDSPLIKEVFDRLVTADLPDRPMSVQEVADLLDASPHTLRYYERIGLVEVDRDASGYRTYDADAVRRLVFLTRMRLSGMPIRDLQHYVSLVDQGDDTVPERLEMLLEHRDTIRRQIRQLTLSLAATEYKIATYGGQTAP; this is encoded by the coding sequence ATGGCCACCGAAGAGCTGTTGCAGAAGGCCCTCGACGCGATCGGCGAACCCGACAGTCCGCTGATCAAGGAGGTCTTCGACCGCCTCGTCACCGCCGACCTGCCGGACCGCCCGATGAGCGTGCAGGAGGTCGCCGACCTGCTCGACGCCTCACCGCACACGTTGCGCTACTACGAGCGGATCGGGCTCGTCGAGGTCGACCGTGACGCGTCCGGCTACCGCACCTACGACGCCGACGCCGTGCGGCGCCTCGTCTTCCTCACCCGAATGCGGTTGTCCGGTATGCCGATTCGCGACCTGCAGCACTACGTGTCACTGGTCGACCAGGGTGACGACACCGTGCCCGAACGGCTGGAGATGCTCCTCGAACACCGCGACACCATCCGCCGGCAGATCCGTCAGCTGACGCTGTCGCTGGCCGCCACCGAATACAAGATCGCCACCTATGGAGGACAGACCGCACCATGA